In Mycolicibacterium mucogenicum DSM 44124, the following are encoded in one genomic region:
- a CDS encoding ABC transporter permease, which yields MTRSTAPLRSTYPRLTRAVHTPAKITADIGDHILFYGRAIAAVPYAAAHYRREVIRLIAEISMGAGTLAMIGGTVVIVGFLTLATGGVLAIQGYSSLGNIGIEALTGFLAAFINVRISAPIVAGIGLAATFGAGVTAQLGAMRINEEIDALESMGIRSVEYLVSTRIAAGMLAITPLYAIAVILSFVASQFTTVVLLGQSGGLYNHYFDTFLNPIDLLWSFLEAVLMALAILLLHTYYGFFASGGPAGVGVAVGNAVRTSLIVVVSITLLISLAIYGSNGNFNLSG from the coding sequence ATGACCCGCAGCACAGCGCCGCTTCGGTCCACGTACCCGCGGCTGACACGCGCCGTCCACACACCCGCGAAGATCACCGCCGACATCGGCGATCACATCTTGTTCTACGGTCGGGCGATTGCCGCGGTGCCCTATGCCGCCGCGCACTACCGACGCGAAGTGATCCGGCTCATTGCTGAAATCAGCATGGGCGCAGGCACGTTGGCGATGATCGGCGGCACCGTGGTCATCGTCGGATTTCTCACCCTCGCCACGGGCGGCGTCCTGGCGATCCAGGGGTACAGCTCGCTGGGCAACATCGGCATCGAAGCGCTTACCGGATTCCTGGCCGCATTCATCAACGTCCGAATCTCCGCACCGATTGTCGCCGGCATCGGCCTGGCGGCCACCTTCGGCGCAGGCGTCACCGCCCAGTTGGGCGCGATGCGGATCAACGAAGAGATCGATGCACTCGAGTCCATGGGCATCCGATCTGTCGAGTACCTTGTCAGCACCCGTATCGCGGCGGGAATGCTTGCGATCACGCCGCTGTACGCCATCGCGGTGATCCTCTCCTTCGTCGCAAGCCAATTCACCACCGTGGTGCTACTCGGACAGTCCGGCGGCCTGTACAACCACTATTTCGACACGTTCCTCAACCCCATCGACCTGCTCTGGTCATTCCTGGAAGCAGTACTGATGGCCTTGGCAATCCTGCTGTTGCACACCTACTACGGCTTCTTCGCCAGCGGAGGCCCGGCCGGGGTAGGCGTGGCAGTCGGCAATGCCGTCCGCACCTCGCTGATCGTCGTCGTATCCATCACGCTGCTCATCTCGCTGGCCATCTACGGGTCCAACGGCAACTTCAATCTCTCTGGCTAA
- a CDS encoding MCE family protein gives MSRDSVRLLTGSAALGLAAALVVGAVVLFRGGATSTASVTVLSPRVGLIMNPDAKVKLHGAQVGKVAAIDDLPDGSAAIRLAMNPDYLQLIPANTRVQIVSSTVFGAKYVDLLPPAEPSAQPLHAGQVLDAGHVTVEINTVFEHLVDVLSQVQPEKLNETLGAMAQALGGRGDKLGLTMVDFDAMLTKIDPSLPNMSQEIATAPKVLTAYADAGPDLMSAARSASQLSDTIVERQQDLDTVLLSAIGLADIGNDVVGTNSNAIVDTMHVLVPTTNLTNQYNQALTCALKGMEPLAMGPPQPLPGIMLLDSFLLGTERYRYPGNLPKVAASGGPQCMGLPNVGFGQRPPFVVTDINANPAQYGNQGILLNSDALKQALFGPLDGPPRNTAQTGQPG, from the coding sequence ATGTCACGTGACTCAGTACGTTTGCTCACCGGCTCTGCTGCGCTGGGCCTGGCCGCCGCGCTCGTCGTCGGAGCCGTTGTGTTGTTCCGAGGTGGCGCGACATCCACGGCATCCGTGACGGTGCTGTCCCCACGGGTGGGCCTGATCATGAACCCCGACGCCAAGGTGAAACTGCATGGCGCGCAGGTGGGCAAGGTAGCCGCCATCGACGATCTGCCAGACGGAAGCGCTGCCATCCGTCTGGCGATGAATCCTGACTACCTGCAACTGATTCCGGCGAACACCCGGGTGCAGATCGTGTCGAGCACGGTGTTCGGCGCAAAGTATGTCGACCTCCTCCCACCGGCGGAGCCATCTGCTCAGCCGCTGCACGCGGGGCAGGTTCTCGACGCCGGCCACGTCACCGTCGAAATCAACACGGTCTTCGAGCATCTGGTGGACGTGCTGTCCCAGGTCCAGCCCGAGAAACTCAACGAAACGCTCGGCGCCATGGCGCAGGCGCTGGGCGGTCGCGGCGACAAGCTGGGGCTGACAATGGTCGATTTCGACGCCATGCTCACCAAGATCGATCCCAGTCTTCCCAACATGAGCCAGGAAATCGCCACGGCTCCAAAGGTTCTCACCGCATACGCGGACGCCGGCCCCGATCTGATGAGCGCCGCACGCAGTGCGTCCCAGCTCAGCGACACCATCGTCGAGCGCCAGCAGGACCTCGACACGGTACTGCTGAGCGCCATCGGATTGGCAGACATCGGCAATGACGTTGTCGGCACCAACAGCAACGCGATCGTCGACACAATGCACGTGTTGGTGCCCACCACCAATCTGACCAATCAATACAACCAAGCGCTCACCTGCGCCCTCAAGGGCATGGAGCCACTTGCCATGGGACCGCCGCAACCGCTGCCCGGAATCATGCTGCTGGACTCGTTCCTGCTGGGCACAGAACGCTACCGCTACCCCGGCAATCTGCCGAAGGTCGCCGCGTCAGGCGGCCCCCAGTGCATGGGCCTGCCCAACGTGGGATTCGGGCAGCGGCCGCCGTTCGTGGTCACCGACATCAACGCCAACCCGGCACAGTACGGAAATCAAGGGATCCTGTTGAACTCCGACGCACTCAAGCAAGCCCTGTTCGGCCCGCTCGACGGGCCGCCGCGTAACACCGCCCAGACAGGGCAACCAGGATGA
- a CDS encoding MCE family protein → MTRHNRTAVKFGAFGVTMLLVTAALFAILGQYRTGSTNTYSAIFTDASSLKVGDSVRVAGIRVGTVNNIALRPDNTVVVGFDADRDVVLTTGTKVVVRYLDLVGNRYLELADGPGSTKIQQAGTQIPAERTEPALDLDLLLGGLKPVIQGLNAQNVNALTNSLIHILQGQGGTVESLMTQTTSFTTALADNGQTVQQLIDNLNTVVATVAKDGDKFSGAVTRLQQLITGLSQQRDPIGEAITALDNGTGSLSELMTQARPPLAGTVNQLNRIATLLDNDKDKARMDLALQKAPANYRKLVRLGAYGSFINQYLCGMNVRVTDLQGRTAYFPWIMQNTGRCGEP, encoded by the coding sequence ATGACGCGTCACAACCGGACCGCCGTGAAATTCGGTGCCTTCGGCGTCACGATGCTGCTGGTGACCGCAGCCCTTTTCGCGATCCTCGGTCAGTACCGAACCGGCTCGACAAACACCTACTCGGCCATTTTCACCGACGCATCCAGCCTCAAAGTCGGTGATTCCGTACGCGTCGCAGGTATCCGGGTCGGAACGGTCAATAACATCGCACTACGCCCTGACAACACGGTGGTTGTAGGTTTCGACGCCGACCGCGACGTCGTCCTGACGACCGGAACCAAAGTCGTTGTGCGATACCTCGATCTGGTCGGCAACCGATACCTCGAGCTGGCAGACGGCCCGGGGTCGACAAAAATCCAACAGGCCGGCACGCAGATTCCGGCCGAGCGCACGGAACCCGCGTTGGACCTCGACCTGCTACTGGGCGGCCTCAAGCCCGTCATCCAAGGGCTCAATGCCCAGAACGTCAACGCGCTGACCAACTCCCTGATTCACATTCTGCAGGGTCAGGGCGGAACAGTGGAATCGCTGATGACTCAAACGACTTCGTTCACGACAGCCCTGGCCGACAACGGACAGACCGTTCAGCAGTTGATCGACAACCTGAACACCGTCGTAGCGACAGTCGCCAAGGACGGCGACAAGTTCTCCGGCGCCGTCACGCGCCTGCAACAGCTGATCACCGGCCTGTCCCAGCAACGTGATCCGATCGGGGAGGCAATCACAGCCCTGGACAACGGAACTGGTTCCCTGTCGGAACTGATGACGCAGGCCCGCCCACCTCTCGCAGGAACGGTGAACCAGCTCAATCGGATCGCCACACTGCTGGACAACGACAAAGACAAGGCCCGAATGGATCTCGCGCTGCAGAAGGCGCCCGCCAACTACCGGAAGCTGGTCCGCCTCGGTGCGTACGGCAGCTTCATCAACCAGTATCTGTGCGGCATGAACGTCCGCGTGACAGACCTGCAGGGCCGTACCGCGTACTTCCCCTGGATCATGCAGAACACCGGCCGCTGCGGGGAACCCTGA
- a CDS encoding MCE family protein, producing the protein MLKYRGSQLMRTGLIGLVLIVLIIAVGLQPQKLWSWATSIRYHAVFADAGGLSPGNDVKVSGVTKGTISSVTLSHGKALVTFTLDGTVALGTQTTAHIRTGTVLGARMMTLEPAGNGNLRPADTIPLARTGSPYSLTDAVSDFTNNTAGTDTAALTHSLDTLSDTIDRMAPQLGPTFDGLTRLSRTLNSRNESLTSLLKNAADVTGILAQRSNQVNTLLLDANALTAVLDQRRHAIVDLLANTSALSRQLSGLVHDNEKVLAPTLQKVNSVTSILEKNRDNIAKALAGLAKYQVTQGESVNNGWYYNAFVGNLIPSQTIQPFLDYAFGFRRGTNAGQPADNAGPRAEFPWPHNGIPGGH; encoded by the coding sequence ATGCTGAAATACCGCGGATCGCAACTGATGCGCACCGGACTCATCGGTTTGGTGCTGATAGTCCTCATCATCGCCGTCGGCCTTCAACCACAGAAACTCTGGTCGTGGGCCACGTCGATCAGGTACCACGCGGTGTTCGCCGACGCCGGCGGACTCTCCCCGGGAAACGACGTCAAGGTCTCTGGCGTGACCAAGGGCACCATCAGCTCAGTCACCCTCAGCCACGGCAAAGCCTTGGTGACGTTCACCCTCGACGGCACCGTCGCTCTGGGCACACAGACCACCGCCCACATCAGAACCGGCACCGTCCTTGGCGCCCGGATGATGACCCTCGAGCCCGCAGGGAACGGAAACTTGCGCCCCGCCGACACCATTCCCCTCGCCCGCACCGGGTCTCCGTACTCACTGACCGACGCCGTCAGCGACTTCACCAACAACACCGCCGGCACCGACACCGCCGCACTCACCCATTCGCTCGACACGCTCTCGGACACCATCGACCGCATGGCCCCACAGCTGGGACCGACATTCGATGGGCTCACCCGCCTCTCCCGAACACTGAACAGCCGCAATGAGTCCCTGACGTCGCTACTCAAGAACGCGGCCGACGTAACCGGGATTCTGGCGCAACGCAGCAACCAGGTGAACACGCTGCTGCTCGATGCCAACGCCCTGACCGCAGTACTCGACCAACGGCGCCACGCGATCGTCGATCTCCTGGCGAACACGTCGGCGCTTTCTCGGCAACTCTCCGGGCTCGTACACGACAACGAAAAGGTCCTCGCCCCGACCCTGCAGAAGGTCAACTCCGTCACCTCGATTCTGGAGAAGAACCGTGACAACATCGCCAAGGCCCTCGCCGGCCTGGCCAAATATCAAGTCACACAGGGTGAGTCGGTGAACAACGGCTGGTATTACAACGCCTTCGTCGGCAATCTCATCCCCTCACAGACCATCCAACCGTTCCTCGACTACGCCTTCGGATTCCGTCGCGGCACCAATGCCGGCCAGCCCGCTGACAACGCCGGCCCGCGCGCCGAATTCCCCTGGCCCCACAACGGTATTCCGGGAGGCCACTGA